In one window of Opitutus sp. GAS368 DNA:
- a CDS encoding alpha-L-fucosidase: MKTKSLPLFAVCTALLSGALAPLRAADPAPAADSESPAVKEKRLEWFRHDKFGLFIHWGLYAIPAGYWKGQRSPGIGEWVMNRMKIPAAEYAQLATQFNPVKFDAEAWAQFAEDAGMKYVVITSKHHDGFALFRSAASPYNVYDATPFHRDVIKELAAACARHGLRFGVYYSQSQDWHEPGGTGNSWDFPSNEEKDKSGAYDKYLHEKVEPQLRELLTNYGPLCLIWFDTPQMMTGDRPKRLTDIVRSLQPATLIDGRLGKVGDYRSTGDNVIPAKASDDAWEVPATLNHTWGFRSDDHNWKSPGELVFKLVDIVSKGGNYLLNVGPQADGVIPQTSQDNLREVGKWLKANGDAIYGTTHSPFGEEFGDNATNLKDREGKPVFLAFADWRCTAKPGKLYFTLFHVERAGLDGYFALPDFKNKITAVYQLDDAKRTPFEVQTAKDGRRFINPPRWVNDSLGTVFVVEYEGAKVER, from the coding sequence ATGAAGACCAAATCCCTGCCCCTGTTCGCCGTCTGCACGGCCCTTCTGTCCGGCGCGCTCGCGCCGCTGCGTGCCGCCGATCCGGCGCCCGCCGCCGATTCCGAGAGCCCGGCCGTGAAGGAAAAGCGCCTGGAGTGGTTCCGCCACGACAAGTTCGGCCTCTTCATCCACTGGGGCCTCTACGCCATCCCCGCCGGCTACTGGAAGGGCCAGCGCTCGCCCGGCATCGGCGAGTGGGTCATGAACCGGATGAAGATCCCCGCCGCCGAATACGCGCAGCTCGCGACGCAGTTCAACCCGGTGAAATTCGACGCCGAGGCCTGGGCCCAGTTCGCCGAGGACGCCGGCATGAAATACGTCGTCATCACCTCGAAACACCACGACGGCTTCGCGCTCTTCCGGTCCGCCGCCAGCCCCTACAACGTCTACGACGCCACGCCGTTCCACCGCGACGTCATCAAGGAGCTCGCCGCGGCCTGCGCCCGGCACGGACTGCGCTTCGGCGTCTACTACTCGCAGTCGCAGGACTGGCACGAGCCCGGCGGCACGGGCAACAGCTGGGATTTCCCGAGCAACGAGGAGAAGGACAAGAGCGGCGCCTACGACAAATATCTCCACGAGAAGGTCGAGCCGCAGCTGCGCGAGCTGCTCACGAACTACGGCCCGCTCTGCCTCATCTGGTTCGACACGCCGCAAATGATGACCGGCGACCGGCCCAAGCGCCTGACCGACATCGTGCGCTCGCTCCAGCCGGCCACGCTGATCGACGGCCGGCTCGGCAAGGTGGGTGATTATCGCAGTACCGGGGACAATGTCATCCCGGCGAAAGCTTCCGACGACGCCTGGGAGGTGCCCGCCACGCTCAACCACACCTGGGGCTTCCGCAGCGACGACCACAACTGGAAGTCGCCCGGCGAACTCGTCTTCAAGCTCGTGGACATCGTCAGCAAGGGCGGCAACTACCTGCTCAACGTCGGTCCGCAGGCGGACGGCGTCATCCCGCAGACCAGCCAGGATAATCTCCGGGAGGTGGGAAAATGGCTGAAGGCGAACGGCGACGCCATTTACGGCACCACCCATTCGCCCTTTGGTGAGGAATTCGGCGACAACGCCACCAACCTGAAGGATCGCGAGGGCAAGCCGGTCTTCCTCGCCTTCGCCGACTGGCGCTGCACCGCCAAGCCCGGCAAGCTCTACTTCACGCTCTTCCACGTCGAGCGAGCGGGCCTCGACGGCTACTTCGCCCTGCCGGACTTCAAGAACAAGATCACCGCGGTCTACCAGCTCGACGATGCGAAGCGCACGCCGTTCGAGGTCCAGACCGCAAAGGACGGCCGCCGCTTCATCAACCCGCCGCGCTGGGTTAACGACTCCCTCGGCACGGTCTTCGTGGTCGAATACGAGGGCGCGAAAGTCGAGCGATGA
- a CDS encoding NAD(P)-dependent oxidoreductase, whose translation MSSHSIAFIGTGVMGRSMAGHLLKAGHTLHVFNRTKAKAEALLAAGAHWHDTAGAAAAQADFVFTIVGFPADVEATYFGPGGVLATARRGAVLVDMTTSSPLLARRIAEAATAKGLAALDAPVSGGDVGAREARLVIMVGGDAAAFARTKPLFEVMGKNIVLQGGPGAGQHCKMANQISIASIMMSWCEALTYAQKAGLDPARVIESIGGGAAASWSLNNLAPRALKGDFAPGFYVKHFLKDMRIALESAEAMKLDLPGLKQAKKLYDEVAARGWEESGTQALLKLYQAQG comes from the coding sequence ATGTCCTCGCATTCGATCGCGTTCATCGGCACCGGCGTCATGGGCCGCAGCATGGCGGGCCACCTGCTCAAGGCCGGCCACACGCTGCACGTCTTCAACCGCACCAAGGCCAAGGCGGAGGCGCTGCTGGCCGCCGGCGCGCACTGGCACGACACCGCCGGGGCCGCGGCGGCGCAGGCGGACTTCGTGTTCACCATCGTGGGCTTTCCGGCCGACGTGGAAGCGACCTACTTCGGGCCCGGCGGCGTGCTCGCCACCGCCCGACGTGGCGCGGTCCTCGTGGACATGACGACCTCCAGCCCGTTGCTGGCCCGGCGGATTGCCGAGGCCGCGACGGCGAAGGGCCTGGCGGCGCTCGATGCCCCGGTTTCCGGCGGGGATGTCGGCGCCCGCGAGGCGCGGCTCGTCATCATGGTGGGGGGCGACGCGGCGGCCTTCGCGCGGACCAAACCCCTGTTCGAGGTCATGGGCAAGAACATCGTCCTTCAAGGCGGCCCCGGCGCGGGCCAGCATTGCAAGATGGCCAACCAGATCTCCATCGCCTCGATCATGATGTCGTGGTGCGAGGCGCTGACCTACGCGCAAAAGGCCGGACTCGACCCGGCCCGCGTCATCGAGAGCATCGGCGGCGGCGCGGCGGCCAGCTGGTCGCTCAACAACCTCGCGCCACGTGCGCTGAAGGGCGACTTCGCGCCCGGTTTCTACGTGAAGCATTTCCTGAAGGACATGCGCATCGCGCTGGAATCAGCCGAGGCGATGAAGCTCGATCTGCCGGGCCTGAAGCAGGCGAAGAAGCTCTACGACGAGGTTGCGGCCCGCGGCTGGGAGGAGAGCGGCACCCAGGCGCTGCTCAAATTGTATCAGGCTCAGGGTTGA
- a CDS encoding MarR family transcriptional regulator — protein MPGLRPSSATDRNLASLLAEVNRLARREFDRRVRHLDLTRAQWLFLFHLGRKPGATQSELAELLQMERISVSRQAGRLEKAGWIERRNHAADGRAYHLSLTRRAEKIFAKLETLAGELRADYLRGLPPPRRTALLDDLAHIKANLLRLQANGHHSLS, from the coding sequence ATGCCCGGCCTCCGGCCCAGTTCCGCCACCGATCGTAACCTCGCCTCCCTGCTGGCCGAGGTGAACCGGCTGGCGCGGCGGGAGTTCGACCGCCGGGTGCGGCACCTCGATCTGACGCGCGCCCAATGGCTCTTCCTTTTCCACCTCGGCCGGAAGCCCGGCGCCACGCAGAGCGAACTCGCCGAGTTGCTGCAGATGGAACGGATCAGCGTCAGCCGCCAGGCCGGCCGGCTGGAGAAAGCGGGCTGGATCGAACGCCGCAACCACGCCGCCGACGGCCGCGCCTATCACCTGAGCCTCACGCGGCGGGCCGAGAAAATCTTTGCCAAACTCGAGACCCTCGCGGGGGAACTCCGGGCCGATTACCTGCGCGGACTCCCGCCGCCCCGCCGCACGGCGCTGCTCGACGACCTCGCCCACATCAAGGCCAACCTCCTCCGCCTGCAGGCCAACGGCCATCACTCCCTTTCATGA
- the glpK gene encoding glycerol kinase GlpK: protein MSRFVLALDQGTTSSRAIVFDRHGRAAAVAQQEFPQHYPHPGWVEHDPLDLWESTRRTALGAVAEANLTARDLAAVGLTNQRETTLLWDRRTGRPLHRAIVWQDRRTADLCAKLKRRGLEPFFRKKTGLLLDPYFSGTKLAWLLDRVPGARRRAERGELAFGTVDTWLLWQLTGGRVHATDVSNASRTLLLDLRTGDWDDALLRALRIPREVLPEVRASSGIFGEISAVPALNGIPISGVAGDQQAALFGQACWRPGMAKNTYGTGCFLLLHTGRQPVASKNHLLTTIAWKIDGRLEYALEGSVFIGGAVVQWLRDGLGLIAKSVDVEKLAARVTDNGGIYLVPAFAGLGAPHWDAAARGIITGLTRGSNAGHLARAALESIAYQSADLLRAMEADAGRKLRELRVDGGAVGNNALMQFQADLLRVPVVRPRTAETTALGAAYLAGLAVGFWKNREEIAALWSADHTFRPRAPAATTRRLLAEWHGAVARAKTSP from the coding sequence ATGAGTCGCTTCGTCCTCGCGCTCGACCAAGGCACCACTTCGTCCCGGGCCATCGTCTTCGACCGGCATGGCCGGGCCGCAGCGGTGGCCCAACAGGAGTTCCCGCAGCACTACCCCCACCCCGGCTGGGTGGAGCACGATCCGCTCGACCTTTGGGAAAGCACGCGCCGCACCGCCCTCGGCGCCGTGGCCGAGGCCAACCTCACGGCCCGCGACCTCGCCGCCGTCGGCCTCACCAACCAGCGCGAAACCACGCTGCTGTGGGACCGCCGCACCGGCCGGCCGCTCCACCGGGCCATCGTCTGGCAGGACCGCCGCACGGCCGACCTGTGCGCCAAGCTGAAGCGACGCGGGCTCGAACCGTTTTTCCGGAAAAAGACCGGCCTGCTGCTCGATCCGTATTTCAGCGGCACAAAGCTCGCGTGGCTGCTCGACCGCGTGCCCGGGGCCCGCCGCCGCGCCGAAAGGGGCGAACTTGCCTTCGGCACGGTCGACACCTGGCTGCTGTGGCAGCTGACCGGCGGCCGCGTCCACGCGACCGACGTCTCCAACGCCTCCCGCACCCTGCTGCTCGACCTCCGCACCGGCGACTGGGACGACGCGCTGCTGCGCGCGCTCCGCATTCCCCGCGAGGTGCTGCCGGAAGTGCGTGCCAGCAGCGGGATCTTCGGCGAAATTTCCGCGGTGCCGGCCCTGAACGGCATTCCCATCAGCGGCGTCGCCGGCGACCAGCAGGCCGCGCTGTTCGGCCAGGCGTGCTGGCGGCCCGGCATGGCGAAGAACACCTACGGCACCGGCTGCTTCCTCCTCCTGCACACGGGCCGCCAGCCGGTCGCCTCGAAAAACCATCTCCTCACCACCATCGCGTGGAAGATCGACGGCCGGCTCGAATACGCCCTCGAGGGCTCCGTCTTCATCGGCGGCGCCGTGGTGCAGTGGCTGCGCGACGGCCTCGGGCTCATCGCCAAGTCGGTCGATGTCGAAAAACTGGCGGCCAGGGTCACCGACAACGGCGGGATTTATCTCGTGCCGGCCTTCGCCGGCCTCGGCGCCCCGCATTGGGACGCCGCGGCGCGGGGGATCATCACCGGCCTGACCCGCGGCAGCAACGCCGGCCACCTCGCCCGCGCCGCGCTCGAAAGCATCGCCTACCAGAGCGCCGACCTGCTCCGCGCCATGGAAGCCGACGCCGGCCGGAAGCTGCGCGAACTGCGCGTGGACGGCGGCGCGGTCGGCAACAACGCGCTCATGCAGTTTCAGGCGGACCTCCTGCGCGTGCCGGTCGTCCGCCCGCGCACGGCTGAAACCACCGCGCTCGGCGCGGCCTATCTGGCCGGGCTTGCGGTCGGCTTCTGGAAGAACCGCGAGGAAATCGCCGCGCTCTGGTCGGCGGACCACACCTTCCGGCCGCGGGCCCCGGCCGCCACCACGCGCCGCCTGCTGGCCGAGTGGCATGGCGCCGTCGCGCGCGCCAAAACCTCTCCATAA
- a CDS encoding glycosyl hydrolase family 28-related protein — protein MRYPKLLLALTTALLLTAGCTTPPTAPAAPAAVSDGQFNVRSFGATGDGVALDTAAINKAIDAAAAAGGGTVVFPAGNYLSFSIHLKSHVALHLGAGATIVAAEPPADLSRGYDAPEATTGLVPNVDYYEDFGHSHWHNSLIWGEDLTDIAITGPGRIFGRGLSRGGGRRDYLPEERAARREAGTPEGNHRVAFPLPKAALDAVAAQKPGPFTYPGRDTLPAGVGNKAIALKNCRNVIFRDFIIYHGGHFGILATGVQNWTCDGLKIDTNRDGIDFDCCQNVRVSNCTVNSPYDDGICPKASFGLGRVMPTENVTITNCQVSGFDEGTLLDGTRQNKEMKGKGTGRIKLGTEANGGFRNLTISNCVFESCRGLALEEVDGGLMEDITITNITMRDINNAPIYLRLGERLRGPAPIEVGTARRIKIDNIVAHNVAAESGILIAGEEGHPVEDVVLSNIFIDFVGGGTKEQAAREVPKYEAARYPEPGRLGIMPSWGLFARHVKNLTLTRVELRTAKEDLRPAAMLDDATGVLFDSVTWPKVADVPTCNLRNAHGITTRDCPGLESKTIE, from the coding sequence ATGCGGTACCCCAAGCTGCTCCTCGCCCTCACCACGGCCTTGCTGCTCACGGCCGGTTGCACGACTCCGCCGACGGCACCGGCGGCTCCCGCCGCCGTCTCTGACGGACAGTTTAACGTGCGCTCCTTCGGCGCCACCGGCGACGGTGTCGCCCTCGACACCGCGGCGATCAACAAGGCCATCGACGCCGCGGCCGCCGCGGGCGGCGGCACCGTGGTCTTTCCCGCGGGCAACTACCTCAGCTTCTCCATCCACCTGAAGAGCCATGTCGCGCTCCACCTCGGTGCCGGCGCGACCATCGTCGCCGCCGAGCCGCCGGCCGACCTGAGCCGCGGCTACGACGCTCCGGAGGCGACCACCGGCCTGGTGCCCAATGTCGACTACTACGAGGACTTCGGCCACTCGCACTGGCATAACAGCCTCATCTGGGGCGAGGACCTGACCGACATCGCCATCACCGGGCCGGGCCGCATTTTCGGCCGCGGCCTGAGCCGGGGCGGCGGGCGCCGCGATTACCTGCCGGAGGAGCGTGCCGCGCGCCGCGAAGCCGGCACGCCCGAGGGCAACCACCGCGTGGCCTTCCCGCTGCCCAAAGCCGCGCTCGATGCCGTCGCCGCGCAAAAACCCGGCCCCTTCACCTATCCCGGCCGCGACACCCTGCCGGCCGGCGTCGGCAACAAGGCCATCGCGCTGAAGAACTGTCGCAATGTCATCTTCCGCGACTTCATCATCTACCACGGCGGCCACTTTGGCATCCTCGCCACCGGCGTGCAGAACTGGACTTGCGACGGCCTGAAGATCGACACCAATCGCGACGGCATCGACTTCGACTGCTGCCAGAACGTCCGGGTGTCCAACTGCACCGTCAACTCGCCCTACGACGACGGCATCTGTCCGAAGGCCTCCTTCGGCCTCGGCCGGGTCATGCCGACCGAGAACGTCACCATCACCAACTGCCAGGTCAGCGGCTTCGACGAGGGCACGCTGCTCGACGGCACGCGCCAGAACAAGGAGATGAAGGGCAAGGGCACCGGCCGCATCAAGCTCGGCACCGAAGCCAATGGCGGCTTCCGCAATCTCACGATCTCGAACTGCGTCTTCGAATCCTGCCGCGGCCTCGCCCTGGAGGAAGTGGACGGCGGGCTGATGGAGGACATCACGATCACGAACATCACGATGCGCGACATCAACAACGCGCCGATCTACCTCCGCCTCGGCGAGCGCCTGCGCGGCCCGGCGCCGATCGAGGTGGGCACGGCGCGCCGCATCAAGATCGACAACATCGTCGCGCACAACGTCGCCGCCGAGAGCGGCATCCTCATCGCCGGCGAGGAAGGCCACCCGGTCGAGGACGTCGTGCTGAGCAACATCTTCATCGACTTCGTCGGCGGCGGCACGAAGGAGCAGGCGGCCCGCGAGGTGCCCAAGTATGAGGCGGCCCGCTATCCCGAGCCTGGCCGTCTTGGGATCATGCCCAGCTGGGGCCTGTTCGCCCGGCACGTGAAGAACCTGACCCTCACGAGGGTCGAGCTCCGCACGGCAAAGGAGGACCTGCGCCCGGCCGCGATGCTGGACGACGCCACCGGCGTGCTGTTCGACAGCGTGACATGGCCGAAGGTCGCGGACGTTCCCACGTGCAACCTCCGCAACGCCCACGGCATCACGACCCGCGACTGCCCGGGCCTGGAGAGCAAGACAATCGAGTGA
- a CDS encoding LysM peptidoglycan-binding domain-containing protein, giving the protein MKIFRSLAAVLFVFALGLAAHAQESSEVTGLRAKAVKGNGIAQYNLGLAYAQGRGIAADQVEAFVWLSLARENGARGRALDTVIGSLDKATIELATQRLAERKTALGVHAPAATAVRAEVPVEAPAVVAPPAPGAAIETRGPSAPAVPAGEDSASATLKAERDALAVRVNNLSGDLAELRGERDRLTKLAADNEKAARTAETRLAELARATEATKAELAQTRQALAAKPPAPKPVVDTAALDAKSRELQAAQAELEAAKNFGRQVEDTLNKVNDDRARVAASAAAELEAARNFGHQVEDTLNKVNDQKTALEAQLAAAKQELAAKPAAPAYPDLTGKVAELETALAAARNAAPKYPDLRARVTELEAQFASQSAEAGRTKQEMAALAKAKDDAQAAATAREQELARANTKLAGDESAFAAVNRELAAAKSALAAKPTAPAYPDLSGRVSELEAQLTKAKQPVAPAYPDLRANVAALEEQLAVAKQSLAAKPAYPDLRSQVGELETKLAAANSAASGAQQQIAALAQAKANAEQALAAKPAAPAYPDLSGRVRELEAALTTARNATPAYPNLSGKVAELEATLAQTSAALAAKPAAPSYPDLSGRVRELETALTVARNAAPAYPNLSGRVAELESNLSATSAEASRARQEVAALTKVKDDATSAKAEALAQVATLTQARQNAEQALAAKPAAPAYPDLSGRVSELEKALADSSRQLVAAQSAKAAPAYPDLSGRVTELEGAVATALQKFGAADQARTELARQFDDYKSATATAARERTTLQSNLKMLESDKVALRRQVDAATAESNQLRTQVATLKAQTVGIKPAAPAYPDLSGKVAELQAALAAKPAAPSYPDLSGRVSELEAALTTARNAAPAYPNLSDKVSELETKLAASAAAASQQIATLTQAKDAAEKSAATKSVAPVYPDLRDRVASLESDLAASRKALAAKPAAPSYPDLSGRVTELEAALTTARNAKPAYPNLTTRVAELETQLAAKPAAPSYPDLSGRVNELEAALTAARNAAPAYPNLSGKVAELEASLAQTNAALAAKPAAPSYPDLSGRVTELEAALTTARNAAPAYPNLSDKVSELETKLAASAAAAGQAGQQIAALTQAKDAAEKSAAALSSEATSAKQQVAALTKAKADKPAAPAYPDLSGKVADLTGEVTQLRADRERMQKMLADSGRQLAEATAATRTRPVAPPGYADRMRALETTLAATKQQLAAAQSTPAYPDLSGKVTELETKLATAEKSAAEKSAAPAYPDLSGKVAELTSEVSQLRIDRERMQQVIATAGRQMRDTTADSTRIKDLETQLAALASEASRAKQEIASLTAAKDAAQTQAGGIVSERDAARTAQNELRNTVARLEQEKAQLAAAKPLQAGAPAYPDLTNRVRELETQLTRANAELSAAGPAKADLSGRVSELEAQLAQAKAAPRDRPAPAYPDLSGRVRELETALAQSRQQLATAQATPAPAPAAAGDTGDLAKKLADTEDRLATSLRGYAALQRERDALADSAGKSTAAVTAERDSLATQVASLNGQVEQLRTAAQNSSGSTQVELNRLNESVAALQRTSTQSSRDLAAARALAQQLQGANSVLAGENYQLKTMLSRTTGSPTTAPVATPVSVPGVRTHVVASGDSLSRISQRYYGTANRWQEIYNANATLLGPNGILKVGTELRIP; this is encoded by the coding sequence ATGAAAATTTTCCGTTCGCTTGCCGCCGTTTTGTTCGTGTTCGCGCTCGGCCTCGCCGCCCATGCGCAGGAAAGCAGCGAGGTCACCGGTCTCCGCGCCAAGGCCGTCAAGGGCAACGGCATCGCCCAATATAATCTCGGCCTGGCCTACGCGCAGGGCCGCGGCATTGCCGCTGATCAGGTCGAAGCCTTCGTCTGGCTGTCCCTCGCCCGCGAAAACGGCGCCCGGGGTCGCGCGCTCGACACCGTCATCGGTTCGCTCGACAAGGCCACGATCGAGCTGGCCACCCAGCGTCTCGCCGAACGCAAGACCGCCCTCGGCGTCCACGCGCCCGCCGCGACGGCCGTCCGCGCCGAAGTCCCGGTCGAGGCGCCCGCGGTCGTCGCCCCGCCCGCCCCGGGTGCCGCGATCGAAACCCGCGGCCCATCCGCCCCGGCGGTTCCCGCCGGCGAGGATTCTGCCAGCGCCACCCTGAAGGCCGAACGCGACGCCCTGGCTGTCCGCGTCAACAATCTCTCCGGCGACCTCGCCGAGCTCCGCGGTGAGCGCGATCGCCTGACCAAGCTGGCCGCGGACAACGAAAAGGCCGCCCGCACGGCCGAAACGCGCCTGGCCGAGCTGGCCCGCGCCACCGAAGCCACGAAGGCGGAGCTCGCGCAGACCCGCCAGGCCCTCGCCGCCAAGCCGCCGGCGCCCAAGCCCGTCGTCGACACGGCCGCGCTGGACGCAAAATCCCGCGAACTCCAGGCCGCGCAGGCCGAGCTCGAAGCGGCCAAGAATTTCGGCCGCCAAGTCGAGGACACCCTCAACAAGGTCAACGATGACCGGGCCCGCGTCGCCGCGAGTGCCGCCGCGGAGCTGGAGGCCGCCAGGAATTTCGGCCACCAGGTCGAGGACACCCTCAACAAGGTCAACGACCAGAAAACCGCGCTGGAGGCCCAGCTGGCCGCCGCGAAGCAGGAACTCGCCGCCAAGCCCGCCGCCCCGGCGTATCCGGACCTCACGGGCAAGGTCGCCGAACTCGAGACCGCACTCGCCGCCGCACGCAACGCCGCGCCGAAATACCCCGATCTCCGCGCCCGCGTCACGGAACTCGAAGCCCAGTTTGCCTCGCAGTCCGCGGAAGCCGGCCGTACCAAGCAGGAAATGGCGGCCCTCGCCAAGGCAAAGGATGACGCGCAGGCCGCGGCCACCGCTCGCGAACAGGAACTGGCCCGCGCCAACACCAAGCTGGCCGGCGACGAGTCTGCTTTCGCGGCCGTCAATCGGGAGCTCGCCGCCGCCAAGTCCGCCCTCGCGGCCAAACCCACGGCGCCCGCCTATCCCGATCTTTCCGGCCGCGTCAGTGAGTTGGAAGCCCAGCTCACCAAGGCCAAGCAGCCCGTCGCCCCGGCCTACCCCGACCTGCGCGCCAATGTGGCTGCGCTGGAGGAACAGCTCGCGGTCGCGAAACAATCCTTGGCGGCCAAGCCCGCCTACCCGGACCTGCGCAGCCAGGTCGGGGAATTGGAGACGAAACTCGCGGCCGCGAACTCCGCAGCCAGCGGCGCCCAACAGCAGATTGCCGCGCTGGCCCAGGCGAAAGCGAACGCCGAGCAAGCCTTGGCCGCCAAACCCGCGGCGCCCGCCTATCCCGATCTCTCGGGTCGCGTCCGCGAACTCGAGGCTGCGCTCACCACTGCGCGCAACGCGACCCCGGCCTATCCCAATCTTTCCGGCAAGGTCGCCGAGCTCGAGGCCACCCTCGCGCAGACCAGCGCAGCCCTCGCAGCCAAGCCGGCTGCGCCGAGCTATCCCGATCTCTCGGGTCGCGTCCGCGAGCTTGAGACCGCGCTCACCGTCGCCCGCAACGCCGCCCCCGCCTACCCGAATCTTTCCGGCCGGGTCGCCGAGCTGGAGTCGAATCTTTCCGCCACATCCGCCGAGGCCAGCCGCGCCAGGCAGGAAGTGGCCGCCCTGACCAAGGTGAAGGATGACGCGACCTCGGCGAAAGCGGAGGCCCTGGCCCAGGTCGCCACGCTGACCCAGGCCAGGCAGAACGCCGAGCAGGCTCTCGCGGCCAAACCCGCCGCTCCCGCCTATCCGGACCTGTCGGGCCGCGTCAGCGAACTGGAAAAGGCGCTCGCCGACTCCAGCCGCCAGCTGGTCGCCGCCCAGAGCGCCAAGGCCGCTCCCGCCTACCCCGATCTTTCCGGCCGCGTCACTGAACTGGAAGGCGCCGTGGCCACGGCCCTGCAGAAATTCGGTGCGGCCGATCAGGCCCGCACGGAGCTCGCGCGGCAATTTGACGACTACAAGAGCGCCACGGCCACGGCCGCCCGCGAGCGGACCACGCTCCAATCGAACCTGAAGATGCTGGAGTCGGACAAGGTTGCGCTCCGCCGCCAGGTGGACGCCGCCACGGCCGAATCGAACCAGCTGCGCACGCAGGTGGCCACGCTGAAAGCCCAAACCGTCGGCATCAAGCCGGCCGCGCCCGCTTACCCCGATCTGTCTGGCAAGGTCGCCGAGCTCCAGGCCGCGCTCGCCGCCAAGCCCGCCGCCCCAAGCTATCCCGATCTGTCCGGTCGCGTCAGCGAACTGGAAGCCGCACTCACGACCGCCCGCAACGCCGCCCCCGCCTACCCGAACCTCAGCGACAAGGTCTCCGAGCTGGAGACCAAGCTCGCCGCCTCGGCCGCCGCCGCCAGCCAGCAAATCGCCACGCTCACCCAGGCGAAGGACGCCGCGGAGAAATCCGCCGCTACCAAGTCCGTCGCGCCGGTCTATCCTGATCTGCGCGACCGCGTCGCCAGCTTGGAATCCGATCTGGCGGCCTCCCGGAAAGCGCTCGCCGCCAAACCCGCCGCCCCGAGCTATCCCGACCTCTCCGGTCGTGTGACCGAGCTGGAAGCCGCGCTCACCACCGCCCGCAACGCCAAGCCGGCTTACCCCAACCTCACCACGCGCGTGGCCGAGCTCGAAACCCAGCTGGCCGCCAAGCCCGCCGCGCCGAGCTATCCCGATCTTTCGGGCCGCGTGAACGAGCTCGAGGCTGCGCTCACCGCGGCGCGCAACGCCGCCCCGGCCTATCCCAATCTCTCGGGCAAGGTCGCCGAACTCGAAGCTTCCCTTGCCCAAACCAACGCCGCGCTCGCCGCCAAGCCGGCCGCGCCGAGTTATCCCGACCTCTCCGGTCGCGTGACCGAGCTTGAGGCCGCACTCACCACGGCGCGCAACGCCGCCCCGGCCTACCCGAACCTCAGCGACAAGGTCTCCGAGTTGGAAACCAAGCTCGCCGCCTCGGCCGCCGCCGCCGGCCAGGCCGGCCAGCAAATCGCCGCACTCACCCAGGCGAAGGACGCCGCGGAGAAGTCCGCCGCCGCCCTGTCCTCCGAAGCCACCAGCGCCAAACAGCAAGTTGCCGCGCTGACCAAAGCGAAGGCGGACAAGCCCGCCGCCCCGGCGTATCCCGATCTTTCCGGCAAGGTCGCCGACCTCACCGGCGAGGTCACCCAGCTCCGCGCCGACCGCGAGCGCATGCAGAAAATGCTCGCCGATTCCGGTCGCCAGCTGGCGGAGGCCACCGCCGCCACCCGCACCCGTCCCGTCGCCCCGCCGGGCTACGCGGACCGCATGCGCGCACTCGAGACCACCCTCGCCGCGACCAAGCAACAGCTGGCCGCCGCGCAGAGCACCCCGGCCTACCCCGACCTCTCGGGCAAGGTCACCGAGCTGGAAACCAAGCTCGCCACCGCGGAGAAATCCGCCGCCGAAAAGTCCGCCGCTCCGGCCTACCCTGATCTTTCCGGCAAGGTCGCCGAACTCACCAGCGAGGTCAGCCAGCTGCGCATCGATCGCGAGCGCATGCAACAGGTGATTGCCACGGCCGGCCGCCAGATGCGCGACACCACGGCGGACAGCACCCGCATCAAAGACCTCGAAACGCAGCTGGCCGCCCTGGCGTCCGAAGCTTCCCGTGCGAAGCAGGAGATCGCCTCGCTCACCGCGGCGAAGGATGCCGCCCAGACGCAGGCCGGCGGCATCGTCAGCGAGCGCGACGCCGCGCGCACCGCCCAGAATGAGCTCCGCAACACCGTCGCCCGGTTGGAGCAGGAGAAAGCCCAGCTCGCGGCCGCCAAGCCCCTCCAAGCGGGCGCCCCCGCCTATCCCGATCTGACCAACCGGGTGCGTGAATTGGAAACCCAACTCACCCGCGCCAACGCCGAATTATCCGCCGCAGGCCCGGCGAAGGCGGACCTCTCGGGTCGCGTCAGCGAACTGGAGGCCCAGCTCGCCCAAGCGAAGGCCGCCCCCCGCGACCGCCCCGCTCCCGCCTATCCCGATCTCTCCGGCCGCGTCCGCGAGCTCGAGACCGCCTTGGCGCAGTCACGGCAGCAACTCGCGACCGCCCAAGCCACCCCGGCGCCCGCTCCGGCCGCCGCCGGCGATACCGGCGATCTGGCCAAAAAACTTGCCGACACGGAAGACCGGCTCGCCACCTCCTTGCGTGGTTACGCCGCCCTGCAGCGCGAGCGCGACGCCCTGGCGGATAGCGCCGGCAAGTCCACCGCTGCCGTCACCGCGGAGCGCGATTCGCTCGCCACCCAGGTCGCCAGCCTCAACGGCCAGGTCGAGCAGCTGCGCACCGCCGCCCAGAACAGCTCGGGCAGCACGCAGGTCGAGCTGAACCGGCTCAACGAGTCGGTCGCCGCCCTCCAGCGCACGTCGACCCAGTCCTCCCGCGATCTCGCCGCCGCCCGTGCCCTTGCGCAGCAGCTGCAGGGCGCCAACTCCGTGCTCGCCGGCGAAAACTACCAGCTGAAGACGATGCTCTCCCGGACCACCGGTAGCCCGACAACGGCCCCGGTCGCGACTCCAGTCTCCGTCCCCGGCGTTCGCACCCACGTGGTGGCCTCGGGTGACTCGCTCTCGCGCATCAGCCAGCGTTATTACGGCACCGCCAACCGCTGGCAGGAGATCTACAACGCCAACGCGACCCTGCTCGGGCCCAACGGCATCCTGAAGGTCGGCACGGAGCTGCGCATCCCGTAG